The sequence GCACTGCGGAGCACCTCAGTTCCCGATCAAGTTTGAGAGGCCGACGATCTACTACGAGCTCCGCCGTGACGAGGAAGGAAACGAGTACAAGCACAGGATGATGCCCAGCGAGGTCAGGGACAGGCTTGAGAGGGTGCCCGACAAGGATCTGCCCCTCCTTGGGCTCCACCCCGAAAAGAGCAGGCCTGAATGGATGGTTCTTACTGTCCTTCCAGTCCCGCCGGTCACAATGAGGCCCTCCATTACGCTTGAGAGCGGTATCCGCGCTGAGGATGACCTCACCCACAAGCTCGTTGACATAATCCGCATCAACAACAGGCTCAAGAGCAACATCGAAGCCGGAGCTCCCCAGCTTATCATCGAAGACCTCTGGGACCTCCTTCAGTACCACGTCACCACTTACATTGACAACGAGACCTCTGGAATCCCGCCCGCCAAGCACAAGAGCGGAAGGCCTCTCAAGACCCTTTCCCAGAGGCTTAAGGGTAAAGAGGGTCGCTTCCGTGGAAACCTCAGCGGTAAGCGTGTCAACTTCTCTGCCCGTACGGTCATCAGCCCCGATTCAATGATCAGCATCAACGAGGTCGGTGTTCCAATAGCCGTTGCGATGGAGCTCACCGTTCCCGAGAAGGTAACCGAGTTCAACTACGAGAAGCTCAAGCAGAGGGTCTTGAACGGTCCCGAAAAGTACCCCGGTGCCAACTATGTCATCGACCCTGAGGGCAGGAGAATCCGCCTCATGGAGAACAACCTTGAGACAATAGCGGAGAAGCTTGACATCGGCTGGACAGTGGAGAGACACCTCGAAGACGGTGATATAGTTCTCTTCAACAGACAGCCCTCACTCCACAGAATGTCTATTATGGCCCACCGCGTTAGGGTCATGCCCTACAGAACCTTCCGCCTCAACCTCCCTGTCTGCCCGCCGTACAACGCTGACTTCGACGGTGACGAGATGAACCTCCACGTGCCGCAGACTGAGGAGGCCCAGGCCGAGGCAAAGATCCTCATGGAAGTCCAGAACCACATAATCTCGCCGCGTTACGGTGGTCCGCTCATCGCTGGAATTCAGGATCACATCTCAGGTGGTTACCTGCTCACCCGTGAGGGGGCCTACTTCACCCGCTCAGAGGTCGAGCAGATGCTCATGTTCGCGGGCATTGAAGTCGATGAGCTCCCGGAGCCTGACAAGGTTGAGAACGGCGTCGAGCTCTGGAGCGGAAAGACGATATTCTCACTTCTCCTGCCGGATGACCTTACGATATGGTATCGCAACAAGCTCTGCGACGAGCCGGAGCGCTGTGAGGCACTTGAAAAGCTCATCGAGGAGAAGCTCATCCCCGACCCAGAAGAAGTCAGAAAGCTGGCCTACGACGGCTTTGTTTACATACAGAACGGGAAGCTCCTCAGCGGGGCAATAGACAAGAAGGCCTACGGTAGAGAGGACGGAAAGCTCCTCGACATCATAGTTAGGGAGTACGGTGTCGAGAGGGCCAGGCAATTCCTTGACCAAGTAACCAAGCTGACTATTTGGGTGATCACCCACAAGGGCTTCACTACCGCCATAGACGACGAAGACCTTCCGCAGGAGGCCCTTGACAGAATTAGGGAGATCATCCGCGAGGCAGAGGAGAGGGTCAACAGGCTCATAGAGGCTTACAAGCAGGGTGAGCTCGAACCTCTCCCGGGCAAAACCCTTGAGGAGACCCTTGAGAGCAAGATAATGGCCGTTCTGGCTGAGGCG is a genomic window of Thermococcus guaymasensis DSM 11113 containing:
- a CDS encoding DNA-directed RNA polymerase subunit A', with the translated sequence MQSMKKVIGSIEFGILSPQEIRKMSAAEITVPDTYDDDGYPIEGGLMDKRLGVIDPGLRCETCGARAGECPGHFGHIELARPVIHVGFAKTIQRVLESTCRECGRIKLTDEEIEEYMKKFEVIGDRKKDKDRLIKEIHKKAKERMVCPHCGAPQFPIKFERPTIYYELRRDEEGNEYKHRMMPSEVRDRLERVPDKDLPLLGLHPEKSRPEWMVLTVLPVPPVTMRPSITLESGIRAEDDLTHKLVDIIRINNRLKSNIEAGAPQLIIEDLWDLLQYHVTTYIDNETSGIPPAKHKSGRPLKTLSQRLKGKEGRFRGNLSGKRVNFSARTVISPDSMISINEVGVPIAVAMELTVPEKVTEFNYEKLKQRVLNGPEKYPGANYVIDPEGRRIRLMENNLETIAEKLDIGWTVERHLEDGDIVLFNRQPSLHRMSIMAHRVRVMPYRTFRLNLPVCPPYNADFDGDEMNLHVPQTEEAQAEAKILMEVQNHIISPRYGGPLIAGIQDHISGGYLLTREGAYFTRSEVEQMLMFAGIEVDELPEPDKVENGVELWSGKTIFSLLLPDDLTIWYRNKLCDEPERCEALEKLIEEKLIPDPEEVRKLAYDGFVYIQNGKLLSGAIDKKAYGREDGKLLDIIVREYGVERARQFLDQVTKLTIWVITHKGFTTAIDDEDLPQEALDRIREIIREAEERVNRLIEAYKQGELEPLPGKTLEETLESKIMAVLAEARDNAGKVAEKYLGMNNHAVIMAKTGARGKILNITQMAAMLGQQSIRGKRLYRGYRGRVLTHFKPGDLGARSRGFVINSYKSGLTPQEYFFHAMGGREGLVDTAVRTAQSGYMQRRLINALQDLKVDYDGTVRDPTGIIVQFKYGEDGVDPMKSWQGKTLDVDRIIIRNLIKSRSGR